The Cydia pomonella isolate Wapato2018A chromosome 17, ilCydPomo1, whole genome shotgun sequence genome includes a window with the following:
- the LOC133526783 gene encoding lon protease homolog, mitochondrial isoform X2 — protein MHNASVLLRNTVLFNPNLKSSARFARNVTKVASHSKSADKSLLSCSRSRLWVQGSRVCSANHNAVVLNRQLGSVRLFSTGNKNDPPEEDVELKEDTPLFTSQLPAPVAVPEVWPQVPVIAINRNPVFPRFIKLIEISNPALIDLIRRKVKLNQPYIGIFLRKKEDEKSDVVSSLDDLHQVGVFAQIHEMQDMDFKLRLVVMAHRRIKITGQFIEEEIEVGPAESDAERRRRKHRNTRKQKPVAEEPKDAETQKEDKKKVPDQVMMVKVENLMHEKFQQTEEVKALTQEVIKTIRDIINLNPLYRESLHHMLAQGQRVVDNPVYLSDLGAALTGAEPAELQAILEEMDIPKRLMMSLSLLKKEYELSKLQQKIGKEVEEKVKQQHRKYILHEQLKVIKKELGLEKDDKDAIGDKFRERLAGKTVPDAVQTVIDEELNKMNFLESHSSEFNVTRCYLDWLTSLPWGITSKENLELKDAQVILDEDHYGMEDIKKRILEFIAVSQLKGSTQGKILCFHGPPGVGKTSIARSIARALNRQYFRFSVGGMTDVAEVKGHRRTYVGAMPGKLVQCLKKTGTENPLVLIDEVDKIGKGVHGDPSSALLELLDPEQNANFLDHYLDVPIDLSRVLFICTANVVEQIPEPLRDRMELIDMSGYVAEEKLAIAQQYLVPTARKNCGLTEEQLNLTSEALTSLIKSYCRESGVRNLQKHIEKISRKVAYKIVKQEAENLTVDDSNLSELVGKPTFKHDRMYAVTPPGVVMGLAWTAMGGSTLYIETALRNAHQDDKSPMGSLELTGHLGDVMKESARIALTVARNYMHKHHPDNTFLNTSHIHLHVPEGATPKDGPSAGCTITTALLSLALRRPVRELAMTGEISLTGRVLPVGGIKEKIIAAKRVGVKCVILPEENRRDFDDLPSFIKDDIDVHFVSDYEDVFRVALDEQPKRELKATN, from the exons atgcataacgCAAGTGTTTTATTGCGGAACACGGTGTTATTCAATCCGAACTTGAAGTCTTCTGCTCGTTTTGCCCGTAACGTAACAAAAGTTGCATCACACAGTAAATCAGCCGATAAATCTTTGTTGAGTTGTAGCAGAAGTAGATTGTGGGTTCAGGGAAGTCGCGTGTGTAGTGCTAATCACAATGCTGTGGTTTTAAATCGTCAATTGGGAAGTGTGAGGTTATTTTCAACGGGCAACAAGAATGACCCGCCGGAGGAGGATGTGGAACTGAAGGAGGATACGCCGCTGTTCACGAGCCAGTTGCCGGCGCCGGTGGCCGTGCCTGAAGTCTGGCCTCAGGTTCCGGTCATCGCTATTAACAGGAACCCTGTGTTTCCAAGATTCATCAAGTTGATTGAG ATCTCAAATCCTGCCTTAATTGACTTAATAAGGCGGAAAGTGAAACTCAATCAGCCATATATTGGCATCTTCCTCCGCAAGAAGGAAGATGAGAAATCTGATGTGGTCTCCAGCCTTGATGACCTGCACCAG GTGGGTGTGTTCGCCCAAATCCATGAGATGCAGGACATGGACTTCAAGCTGCGGCTGGTGGTGATGGCTCATCGAAGAATAAAGATCACTGGCCAGTTCATTGAGGAGGAGATTGAAGTGGGGCCTGCCG AGTCCGACGCGGAGCGGCGGCGCCGCAAGCACAGGAACACGAGGAAACAGAAACCAGTGGCCGAAGAACCCAAGGACGCAGAGACTCAGAAGGAGGACAAAAAGAAGGTTCCGGATCAAGTTATGATGGTGAAGGTTGAGAATCTGATGCATGAGAAGTTCCAGCAGACGGAGGAGGTGAAAGCGTTGACGCAAGAAGTTATTAAGACGATAAGGGATATTATCAACTTGAATCCTTTGTACAG GGAATCTTTGCACCACATGTTGGCACAAGGGCAAAGGGTGGTAGACAACCCTGTGTACCTGAGCGACCTGGGCGCCGCGCTGACAGGCGCCGAGCCGGCTGAGCTGCAGGCTATCCTGGAGGAGATGGAC ATTCCGAAGCGGTTGATGATGTCTCTATCGCTGCTCAAGAAAGAGTACGAGCTATCGAAGCTGCAACAGAAGATAGGAAAGGAGGTCGAGGAGAAGGTCAAGCAACAACACCGGAAGTACATACTTCATGAACAGCTAAAG gTGATAAAGAAAGAGCTAGGTTTAGAAAAGGACGACAAAGACGCGATAGGCGATAAGTTCCGTGAGCGACTGGCCGGCAAGACCGTGCCGGACGCCGTGCAGACGGTTATAGACGAAGAACTTAATAAGATGAACTTCCTTGAGAGCCACAGCTCGGAGTTCAA TGTGACCCGTTGTTACCTGGACTGGCTGACCTCCCTGCCCTGGGGCATCACATCCAAGGAGAACCTCGAGCTGAAAGACGCCCAAGTGATACTAGACGAGGACCATTACGGCATGGAGGATATTAAGAAGCGTATCCTAGAGTTTATAGCGGTGTCGCAGTTGAAAGGCAGCACGCAGGGCAAGATACTCTGCTTCCACGGGCCGCCGGGAGTGGGCAAGACTAGTATAG ccCGGTCCATAGCGCGTGCGCTCAACCGCCAATACTTCCGCTTCTCCGTGGGCGGCATGACGGACGTGGCCGAGGTCAAAGGTCACCGGCGCACCTACGTCGGTGCCATGCCCGGCAAGCTGGTGCAGTGCCTTAAGAAGACTGGCACGGAGAACCCACTGGTTCTTATTGATGAGGTTGACAAGATTGGCAA GGGTGTACACGGAGATCCATCCTCAGCCCTCCTAGAACTACTTGATCCGGAGCAAAACGCCAACTTCCTCGACCACTATCTCGACGTGCCGATCGATCTGTCCCGCGTCCTGTTCATCTGCACCGCCAACGTGGTCGAACAGATACCGGAACCTTTGCGTGACAGGATGGAGCTCATCGATATGTCTG gtTACGTAGCCGAGGAGAAACTAGCGATAGCCCAACAGTACCTGGTACCAACGGCGCGCAAGAACTGCGGGTTGACTGAGGAGCAACTCAATCTGACGTCGGAGGCGCTGACCTCGCTCATCAAGTCTTACTGCCGGGAGAGCGGTGTCAGAAATCTGCAGAAACATATAGAAAAG ATATCCCGTAAAGTCGCCTACAAGATAGTAAAACAAGAAGCCGAGAATCTGACCGTAGACGACAGCAACTTGTCCGAGCTGGTCGGCAAGCCCACGTTCAAGCACGACCGCATGTACGCCGTCACGCCGCCCGGCGTCGTCATGGGACTCGCCTGGACCGCCATGG GTGGCAGCACTCTCTACATAGAAACTGCACTTCGCAACGCGCATCAAGACGACAAGTCACCAATGGGCTCGCTAGAGCTGACCGGCCATCTCGGCGACGTCATGAAAGAATCCGCCCGCATCGCACTCACAGTCGCGAGGAACTACATGCACAAACACCACCCGGATAACACTTTCCTTAATACTAG TCACATCCACTTGCACGTGCCCGAAGGCGCAACGCCCAAAGACGGTCCATCAGCCGGCTGCACCATCACCACGGCGTTACTGTCTCTGGCGTTACGTCGCCCAGTTCGTGAGTTGGCCATGACGGGCGAGATCTCGCTCACGGGACGTGTACTGCCCGTTGGCGGCATTAAGGAGAAGATCATAGCG GCGAAACGAGTCGGTGTGAAATGCGTCATCCTCCCCGAAGAGAACCGGCGCGACTTCGACGACCTGCCGTCGTTCATCAAGGACGACATCGACGTGCACTTCGTGAGCGACTACGAGGACGTGTTCCGCGTGGCGCTGGACGAGCAG CCCAAACGGGAGTTGAAAGCCACCAACTGA
- the LOC133526783 gene encoding lon protease homolog, mitochondrial isoform X1, translating to MHNASVLLRNTVLFNPNLKSSARFARNVTKVASHSKSADKSLLSCSRSRLWVQGSRVCSANHNAVVLNRQLGSVRLFSTGNKNDPPEEDVELKEDTPLFTSQLPAPVAVPEVWPQVPVIAINRNPVFPRFIKLIEISNPALIDLIRRKVKLNQPYIGIFLRKKEDEKSDVVSSLDDLHQVGVFAQIHEMQDMDFKLRLVVMAHRRIKITGQFIEEEIEVGPAEMKLKFPVFNVEFNVTREESDAERRRRKHRNTRKQKPVAEEPKDAETQKEDKKKVPDQVMMVKVENLMHEKFQQTEEVKALTQEVIKTIRDIINLNPLYRESLHHMLAQGQRVVDNPVYLSDLGAALTGAEPAELQAILEEMDIPKRLMMSLSLLKKEYELSKLQQKIGKEVEEKVKQQHRKYILHEQLKVIKKELGLEKDDKDAIGDKFRERLAGKTVPDAVQTVIDEELNKMNFLESHSSEFNVTRCYLDWLTSLPWGITSKENLELKDAQVILDEDHYGMEDIKKRILEFIAVSQLKGSTQGKILCFHGPPGVGKTSIARSIARALNRQYFRFSVGGMTDVAEVKGHRRTYVGAMPGKLVQCLKKTGTENPLVLIDEVDKIGKGVHGDPSSALLELLDPEQNANFLDHYLDVPIDLSRVLFICTANVVEQIPEPLRDRMELIDMSGYVAEEKLAIAQQYLVPTARKNCGLTEEQLNLTSEALTSLIKSYCRESGVRNLQKHIEKISRKVAYKIVKQEAENLTVDDSNLSELVGKPTFKHDRMYAVTPPGVVMGLAWTAMGGSTLYIETALRNAHQDDKSPMGSLELTGHLGDVMKESARIALTVARNYMHKHHPDNTFLNTSHIHLHVPEGATPKDGPSAGCTITTALLSLALRRPVRELAMTGEISLTGRVLPVGGIKEKIIAAKRVGVKCVILPEENRRDFDDLPSFIKDDIDVHFVSDYEDVFRVALDEQPKRELKATN from the exons atgcataacgCAAGTGTTTTATTGCGGAACACGGTGTTATTCAATCCGAACTTGAAGTCTTCTGCTCGTTTTGCCCGTAACGTAACAAAAGTTGCATCACACAGTAAATCAGCCGATAAATCTTTGTTGAGTTGTAGCAGAAGTAGATTGTGGGTTCAGGGAAGTCGCGTGTGTAGTGCTAATCACAATGCTGTGGTTTTAAATCGTCAATTGGGAAGTGTGAGGTTATTTTCAACGGGCAACAAGAATGACCCGCCGGAGGAGGATGTGGAACTGAAGGAGGATACGCCGCTGTTCACGAGCCAGTTGCCGGCGCCGGTGGCCGTGCCTGAAGTCTGGCCTCAGGTTCCGGTCATCGCTATTAACAGGAACCCTGTGTTTCCAAGATTCATCAAGTTGATTGAG ATCTCAAATCCTGCCTTAATTGACTTAATAAGGCGGAAAGTGAAACTCAATCAGCCATATATTGGCATCTTCCTCCGCAAGAAGGAAGATGAGAAATCTGATGTGGTCTCCAGCCTTGATGACCTGCACCAG GTGGGTGTGTTCGCCCAAATCCATGAGATGCAGGACATGGACTTCAAGCTGCGGCTGGTGGTGATGGCTCATCGAAGAATAAAGATCACTGGCCAGTTCATTGAGGAGGAGATTGAAGTGGGGCCTGCCG AAATGAAGCTAAAGTTTCCCGTGTTTAACGTTGAGTTTAACGTCACCCGCGAAGAGTCCGACGCGGAGCGGCGGCGCCGCAAGCACAGGAACACGAGGAAACAGAAACCAGTGGCCGAAGAACCCAAGGACGCAGAGACTCAGAAGGAGGACAAAAAGAAGGTTCCGGATCAAGTTATGATGGTGAAGGTTGAGAATCTGATGCATGAGAAGTTCCAGCAGACGGAGGAGGTGAAAGCGTTGACGCAAGAAGTTATTAAGACGATAAGGGATATTATCAACTTGAATCCTTTGTACAG GGAATCTTTGCACCACATGTTGGCACAAGGGCAAAGGGTGGTAGACAACCCTGTGTACCTGAGCGACCTGGGCGCCGCGCTGACAGGCGCCGAGCCGGCTGAGCTGCAGGCTATCCTGGAGGAGATGGAC ATTCCGAAGCGGTTGATGATGTCTCTATCGCTGCTCAAGAAAGAGTACGAGCTATCGAAGCTGCAACAGAAGATAGGAAAGGAGGTCGAGGAGAAGGTCAAGCAACAACACCGGAAGTACATACTTCATGAACAGCTAAAG gTGATAAAGAAAGAGCTAGGTTTAGAAAAGGACGACAAAGACGCGATAGGCGATAAGTTCCGTGAGCGACTGGCCGGCAAGACCGTGCCGGACGCCGTGCAGACGGTTATAGACGAAGAACTTAATAAGATGAACTTCCTTGAGAGCCACAGCTCGGAGTTCAA TGTGACCCGTTGTTACCTGGACTGGCTGACCTCCCTGCCCTGGGGCATCACATCCAAGGAGAACCTCGAGCTGAAAGACGCCCAAGTGATACTAGACGAGGACCATTACGGCATGGAGGATATTAAGAAGCGTATCCTAGAGTTTATAGCGGTGTCGCAGTTGAAAGGCAGCACGCAGGGCAAGATACTCTGCTTCCACGGGCCGCCGGGAGTGGGCAAGACTAGTATAG ccCGGTCCATAGCGCGTGCGCTCAACCGCCAATACTTCCGCTTCTCCGTGGGCGGCATGACGGACGTGGCCGAGGTCAAAGGTCACCGGCGCACCTACGTCGGTGCCATGCCCGGCAAGCTGGTGCAGTGCCTTAAGAAGACTGGCACGGAGAACCCACTGGTTCTTATTGATGAGGTTGACAAGATTGGCAA GGGTGTACACGGAGATCCATCCTCAGCCCTCCTAGAACTACTTGATCCGGAGCAAAACGCCAACTTCCTCGACCACTATCTCGACGTGCCGATCGATCTGTCCCGCGTCCTGTTCATCTGCACCGCCAACGTGGTCGAACAGATACCGGAACCTTTGCGTGACAGGATGGAGCTCATCGATATGTCTG gtTACGTAGCCGAGGAGAAACTAGCGATAGCCCAACAGTACCTGGTACCAACGGCGCGCAAGAACTGCGGGTTGACTGAGGAGCAACTCAATCTGACGTCGGAGGCGCTGACCTCGCTCATCAAGTCTTACTGCCGGGAGAGCGGTGTCAGAAATCTGCAGAAACATATAGAAAAG ATATCCCGTAAAGTCGCCTACAAGATAGTAAAACAAGAAGCCGAGAATCTGACCGTAGACGACAGCAACTTGTCCGAGCTGGTCGGCAAGCCCACGTTCAAGCACGACCGCATGTACGCCGTCACGCCGCCCGGCGTCGTCATGGGACTCGCCTGGACCGCCATGG GTGGCAGCACTCTCTACATAGAAACTGCACTTCGCAACGCGCATCAAGACGACAAGTCACCAATGGGCTCGCTAGAGCTGACCGGCCATCTCGGCGACGTCATGAAAGAATCCGCCCGCATCGCACTCACAGTCGCGAGGAACTACATGCACAAACACCACCCGGATAACACTTTCCTTAATACTAG TCACATCCACTTGCACGTGCCCGAAGGCGCAACGCCCAAAGACGGTCCATCAGCCGGCTGCACCATCACCACGGCGTTACTGTCTCTGGCGTTACGTCGCCCAGTTCGTGAGTTGGCCATGACGGGCGAGATCTCGCTCACGGGACGTGTACTGCCCGTTGGCGGCATTAAGGAGAAGATCATAGCG GCGAAACGAGTCGGTGTGAAATGCGTCATCCTCCCCGAAGAGAACCGGCGCGACTTCGACGACCTGCCGTCGTTCATCAAGGACGACATCGACGTGCACTTCGTGAGCGACTACGAGGACGTGTTCCGCGTGGCGCTGGACGAGCAG CCCAAACGGGAGTTGAAAGCCACCAACTGA
- the LOC133527212 gene encoding FAM172 family protein homolog CG10038 has translation MSKLRSLFRLKSKYFLRNRSNNFSQMNAEGSTFPGRKPPVEALKDLGYAFNSKGELRKIVDGVPGEEPFEFNVSELQQECQVHYENVGMVVTDYVYHLLETQENMMRLPVPSESKPASGTFIFATKEYETKDILLLLIHGSGAVRAGQWARSLIINENLDKGTQIPYIKRAVAKDYGVLVLNTNDNYLTTGNKIPKSGTPDEHAQYVWDKYVANARASSILIVAHSYGGVVTMNLAIKNKNEFKKRVKAIAMTDSVHGFSSKSIPDYVTQTATNWISSNKPLDTPMSTRKGEIPMVSAGHPKHEMTSYSCMDSVFNFIEEKLAKN, from the exons ATGTCGAAGTTGCGAAGCCTGTTCCGCCTGAAATCAAAGTATTTTCTGCGGAACCGTAGTAATAACTTTAGTCAGATGAATGCAGAAGGGTCCACATTTCCGGGCCGTAAGCCGCCGGTAGAGGCTCTGAAAGACCTTGGATATGCTTTCAATTCAA AAGGGGAGCTCAGAAAGATTGTAGATGGAGTTCCTGGGGAGGAGCCATTTGAGTTTAATGTGAGTGAGCTACAGCAGGAATGCCAGGTGCACTATGAGAATGTTGGCATGGTTGTCACTGATTATGTCTACCATCTGTTAGAAACACAG GAGAATATGATGAGGCTCCCGGTCCCTTCTGAGAGTAAGCCGGCAAGTGGCACTTTCATATTTGCCACCAAGGAATATGAGACAAAAGATATCCTTCTCCTGCTCATACACGGCTCAGGTGCCGTACGCGCTGGGCAATGGGCGCGATC TCTCATCATCAACGAAAACCTCGACAAAGGTACCCAAATACCCTACATAAAACGCGCAGTGGCCAAAGACTATGGAGTTCTAGTGCTAAACACTAACGACAACTACCTAACAACCGGCAATAAAATACCGAAAAGCGGTACACCAGATGAACACGCGCAGTACGTGTGGGACAAATACGTTGCCAACGCGAGAGCCTCGTCGATCCTCATCGTGGCTCACAGTTATGGTGGCGTGGTGACTATGAATCTGGCTATTAAGAATAAGAACGAGTTTAAGAAGAGAGTAAAGGCTATAGCCATGACTGATTCCGTTCACGGGTTCTCTAGCAAGAGTATACCGGATTATGTTACACAG ACTGCAACAAACTGGATATCATCAAACAAACCTTTGGATACACCCATGTCCACCAGAAAGGGAGAAATACCGATGGTCTCGGCTG GCCATCCAAAACACGAAATGACTTCATATTCATGCATGGATTCTGTGTTCAACTTTATTGAAGAAAAATTAGCCAAGAACTGA
- the LOC133527211 gene encoding RNA-binding protein NOB1: MSKKIQHLVVDTTAFIRAANLQEMAENMYTVQEVIDEITNDRQRRKLVVLPYDLKVKDVFTENIKFITEFSKKTGDYTSLSATDIKVIALAYQIEKEKVGVKHLKTEPTMQRTVKVTGLPHFNSNVENETNSNEKESTPSEESKPVEEPKPTEVPKGNEDTPKPVDWSKINIPGANGAKQGTDWSNIKIEGSDAVHFDVQNLLDDNAKDQKLAEDIAEQIKSMDLRDGEDVDNLISKVSSDEESDSEEYSESDDSDGGEWITPGNLAEKKKEMDMGEFEDKAVEVATITSDFAMQNVLKQIGLNVTAIDGRIIRQLRTFIFRCTTCFKTTSVMTKLFCPKCGHATLKKVGVSIDEEGNQHIHINGRKPLTARGKRFSLPTPRGGQHFQYPILTEDQHIHKRFATKMARNKTNALDPDYTAGFSPFVMKDVNSKSAVLGVRANKQDVKYWMKNYSKGKKK; the protein is encoded by the coding sequence ATGTCGAAGAAAATCCAACATTTAGTTGTGGATACCACAGCTTTTATCAGAGCTGCTAATCTTCAGGAGATGGCTGAAAATATGTACACCGTTCAAGAGGTAATTGACGAAATCACTAACGATCGACAAAGAAGGAAACTCGTCGTGCTGCCCTACGACTTAAAAGTTAAGGACGTCTTCACagaaaatattaagtttatCACAGAATTTTCTAAAAAAACTGGTGACTATACTAGTCTCTCTGCCACAGACATTAAGGTTATAGCTCTGGCTTACCAGATTGAGAAGGAAAAGGTTGGTGTAAAACACCTAAAAACTGAGCCGACTATGCAGAGAACAGTTAAAGTTACTGGCCTGCCTCACTTTAACTCCAATGTTGAAAATGAAACTAATTCAAATGAGAAAGAGTCAACTCCCTCAGAAGAATCTAAGCCTGTGGAAGAACCGAAACCTACAGAAGTACCAAAAGGTAATGAAGACACTCCTAAGCCAGTAGACTGGTCCAAAATTAACATACCTGGCGCAAATGGTGCCAAACAGGGCACAGACTGGTCTAATATAAAGATAGAAGGTTCTGATGCAGTACATTTTGATGTACAGAACCTTCTAGATGATAATGCTAAAGACCAGAAACTAGCTGAAGATATTGCTGAGCAAATAAAAAGCATGGATTTAAGAGATGGTGAAGATGTAGACAATCTTATTAGTAAAGTATCTTCTGATGAGGAATCAGACAGTGAAGAATATTCTGAGTCTGATGACAGTGATGGTGGAGAATGGATAACACCAGGCAACTTGGCagaaaagaagaaagaaatgGACATGGGAGAATTTGAAGACAAGGCGGTGGAAGTTGCTACAATAACTTCAGATTTTGCCATGCAAAATGTCCTTAAACAAATTGGTTTAAATGTAACAGCTATTGATGGCCGCATAATAAGGCAACTCCGCACATTTATATTTCGCTGCACAACCTGTTTCAAAACTACCAGTGTGATGACAAAGCTTTTCTGCCCTAAATGTGGACATGCCACTTTGAAAAAGGTTGGTGTGAGTATAGATGAGGAAGGGAATCAACACATTCACATTAATGGGAGAAAACCATTGACTGCCAGAGGAAAACGTTTTAGCTTGCCTACTCCAAGAGGTGGTCAACATTTCCAATACCCAATTTTAACTGAAGACCAACATATTCATAAACGGTTTGCGACTAAAATGGCACGCAACAAAACTAATGCTCTGGACCCTGACTACACAGCTGGATTCTCACCATTTGTGATGAAAGATGTCAACTCTAAATCTGCTGTCCTTGGTGTCCGAGCGAATAAACAAGATGTCAAATACTGGATGAAGAATTACTCTAAGGGAAAGAAAAAATAG